Below is a window of candidate division WOR-3 bacterium DNA.
CAGGAAGAGACCACGGTTCTTGGTATACCCTGTCTTACTTTAAGGGAGAACACTGAACGTCCTGTAACCGTCACCGTCGGAACGAATACCGTGGTCGGTAAAGATCCGGATATGCTTCTTGAAGAGACCAAGAAGATTCTATCCGGTGAATACAAAAAAGGCGGGATTCCCGAATTCTGGGACGGTAAAGCCGCCCAGAGGATATGTAAGATTGTATATAACCACCTGAGATCGACATTCAAATAATGTATATAAAAGTAAAGGTTATCCCCCGTGCCAGAAAGACTACAGTGATTGAATTGGAGAGCGGGATGCTGAAGGTGAAGGTTTCATCACCGCCGGCGGACAATAGAGCCAATCAGGAACTTGTCAGGATACTTGCAGATTACTACGGCGTTAAAAGGTCGGCCGTAAAGATAAGAAAAGGTGAGAAATCCCGCGAAAAGCTCGTCGAAATTTTATCTGCCGGCTGATATCAGATAGTTCTTGAATTTTTTCAATGCCGCCGCCCTGTGGCTGATGCGGTTCTTTATCTCCTGCCCGAGTTCAGCGAATGTCCGCTTGTATCCGCGGGGGATGAACACGGGATCATAACCGAATCCTCCGGAACCGCGCGGGCTTTCCGCTATCTTTCCGGCACATTCACCGGTGAACACTTCATACTTATCAGGTGCGAAATAGTATACAAAGACCGCTTTAAATACAGCCTTTCGATCCTCTTTATCTTGTAGATTCTTCAGAAGTCTGGAGAGCCTTTCATTATCGTCTTTTCCGTAACGGGATGAATATATTCCCGGTTCACCGTTGAGGGCGTGGACAAAGAGTCCGGAATCATCAGCCAGAGAGGGTTTGCCGGTGAGCTTAAAGGTGAATAACGCCTTGGCAAGACTGTTTTCAAGGAGCGTCCTGCCGACTTCCTTTACCTCCATGCTGAAATAATCACTCAGGGTTTGATAATCGATATCAGAACCGAGGATGCTCTTTATCTCCTCTATCTTATGGGGATTTTTTGTCGCTAAGACGATCGTCATCATCAGGGTAAGAAATTCCCTTTATCAGGATTCAATCAACATCCTGCCCGACATTCAATCGGGGAGGATGATTGAACAACGGTTGTTTAATAAAAGGCGATGATTTCTTACGGTGAAATCATCGTTTCGACAACGAACGAACCGCGGTAGCCCAACCCCTGCGCTTTCTTCTTTAATACCTCTGCCTCTTCGCGGGTTAAACAGTCTCCGACCCGGACTTTATAATAAGGCGCTACATATTCCACATAGATATTCTGGCTGAAGTTCGCCCGGGCGTCGTCCGCGACTTTGGATGCATTCTTTTCAGTTGAAGATGCGAAGATCTGAACACGGAATCCCAGAACTCTTGCCGGTGCCGGTTGCGGCGGCGGAGGTGTGGGTGTAACCGTCGGTGCTACATAGGGTTCTTCAACGGCAGGAGGAGCTTCGGCGACTACTGCGGGTTCTTCTTCAACAACAGGTGGAAGTGGCGGAGGAGCAGCGACCTCTTCCATCGGAGCCGGAGGAGCGGCGACTTCTTCTTCGACGACGGGTGGAGGAAGGACGGGTGTTTCGGTTTCCGGAGCCGGGGGAACAGTGGCTGTTTCTTCTTCAATGACCGGCGGAGCAATCACCTCTTCTTCAACCGGAGGAGCCGTAATCGTTTCTTCACTGATCGGTGGGGCGATGACTTCTTCTTCGACCGGTGGAGCG
It encodes the following:
- the rdgB gene encoding RdgB/HAM1 family non-canonical purine NTP pyrophosphatase, which encodes MTIVLATKNPHKIEEIKSILGSDIDYQTLSDYFSMEVKEVGRTLLENSLAKALFTFKLTGKPSLADDSGLFVHALNGEPGIYSSRYGKDDNERLSRLLKNLQDKEDRKAVFKAVFVYYFAPDKYEVFTGECAGKIAESPRGSGGFGYDPVFIPRGYKRTFAELGQEIKNRISHRAAALKKFKNYLISAGR
- a CDS encoding SPOR domain-containing protein, coding for MRKILLVGCIMLFVFCAPKKTAVQTEGLEEVIVFGEEESNISNEPILPQPTEEEVVAPPVEEEVIAPPISEETITAPPVEEEVIAPPVIEEETATVPPAPETETPVLPPPVVEEEVAAPPAPMEEVAAPPPLPPVVEEEPAVVAEAPPAVEEPYVAPTVTPTPPPPQPAPARVLGFRVQIFASSTEKNASKVADDARANFSQNIYVEYVAPYYKVRVGDCLTREEAEVLKKKAQGLGYRGSFVVETMISP
- a CDS encoding DUF167 domain-containing protein → MYIKVKVIPRARKTTVIELESGMLKVKVSSPPADNRANQELVRILADYYGVKRSAVKIRKGEKSREKLVEILSAG